A region from the Peromyscus leucopus breed LL Stock chromosome 9, UCI_PerLeu_2.1, whole genome shotgun sequence genome encodes:
- the LOC114708678 gene encoding U2 small nuclear ribonucleoprotein auxiliary factor 35 kDa subunit-related protein 2-like translates to MAAAGPAARPGTMSRKEYKAALKKERRRKRRQELARRRDAELPPSEAEEDAIAEERRVEEERLAEEERQRLHRAWLLREEKAQEEFRAKKEREEAARRRKEEEERKLRAEWEELQRREREEEEQKRQERREREEAVRQMLRRAEEALGGGGPWQNPEPPPSEVRERGRASCPFYSKTGACRFGERCSRAHDFPASSPTLLLKSMFTTFGMEQSRRDDYDPDASLEYSDEETYQQFLDFYHDALPEFKKVGRVVQFKVSCNLEPHLRGNVYVQYQSEEDCRAAFSLFNGRWYAGRQLQCEFCPVTRWKVAICGLFEVQQCPRGKHCNFLHVFRNPSNEFREANRDTHLSPDWPSSSLGKNWERRERTGHHDEHYVGSRRRSLSPERSYERKGESDRKSGSNHRGGKSHKHMRQSRERRRSLSRGRRRDHSPVPWSKSRRSRRSRSRSSSRSRSHGRRKSGSRDRTTQSPKAK, encoded by the coding sequence ATGGCGGCCGCCGGGCCGGCCGCGCGTCCGGGGACCATGAGCCGCAAGGAGTACAAGGCTGCCCTGAAGAAGGAGAGGCGgaggaagcggaggcaggagcTCGCTCGACGGAGAGACGCCGAGCTGCCGCCGTCGGAGGCGGAAGAGGACGCCATCGCCGAGGAAAGGCGAGTCGAAGAAGAAAGGCTGGCggaggaggagaggcagaggtTACACCGAGCATGGCTGCTGCGGGAAGAGAAGGCGCAGGAGGAGTTCAGGgcgaagaaggagagggaggaggcggCTCGGCGgcggaaggaggaggaagagagaaagctgcGGGCCGAGTGGGAAGAGCTGCAGAGGAGAGAGCGcgaggaagaggagcagaagcggcaggagaggagagaacgGGAGGAAGCCGTGCGGCAGATGCTGCGGCGGGCCGAGGAGGCGTTGGGGGGCGGCGGCCCCTGGCAGAACCCGGAGCCGCCGCCGTCGGAGGTCAGGGAGAGAGGTCGAGCCAGCTGTCCGTTCTACAGCAAGACCGGGGCGTGCAGGTTCGGCGAGCGCTGTTCGCGGGCCCACGACTTCCCCGCCTCCAGCCCCACGCTGCTGCTCAAGAGCATGTTCACCACGTTCGGGATGGAGCAGAGCCGGCGGGACGACTACGACCCCGACGCCAGCCTGGAGTACAGCGACGAGGAGACCTACCAGCAGTTCCTGGACTTCTACCACGACGCCCTGCCCGAGTTCAAGAAGGTGGGCCGGGTGgtccagttcaaggtcagctgcaACCTGGAACCCCACCTGAGGGGCAACGTGTACGTTCAGTACCAGTCGGAAGAAGACTGTCGGGCCgccttttctcttttcaatgGACGGTGGTACGCAGGGCGGCAGCTCCAGTGCGAATTCTGCCCCGTGACCCGGTGGAAGGTGGCCATTTGTGGCTTGTTTGAGGTACAGCAGTGTCCAAGAGGGAAACACTGCAACTTTCTTCACGTGTTCAGAAATCCCAGCAATGAATTTAGGGAAGCCAACAGAGACACCCACCTGTCGCCAGATTGGCCTAGCTCCTCCCTCGGTAAGAattgggagaggagggaaaggaccGGCCACCATGATGAACACTACGTGGGGTCAAGACGAAGGAGCCTGAGTCCAGAGCGCTCCTACGAGAGGAAGGGCGAGTCTGACAGGAAGAGCGGTAGTAATCACAGGGGGGGAAAGTCTCACAAACACATGCGGCAAAGTCGTGAGAGGCGCAGGTCACTGAGCAGAGGACGAAGAAGGGATCACAGCCCTGTCCCCTGGAGCAAGAGCCGGAGGAGTCGCCGGAGCCGGAGTCGGAGCTCATCAAGGTCCAGGAGTCATGGCAGGAGGAAATCAGGTAGTAGAGACAGAACCACCCAGAGTCCCAAAGCTAAATAA